In Gemmatimonadota bacterium, a single genomic region encodes these proteins:
- a CDS encoding branched-chain amino acid transaminase, translating into MADASTGRTDKIWRDGELVKWEDATLHVMSHVVHYGSSVFEGIRCYDTPNGGAVFRLREHIRRLLDSARIYRMPLRYTLDELVQATLDTVAANDLRECYLRPLVLRTGQQMGFYPVGVPVECFIIAYKWPTYLGAEALEKGVDVCVSSWRRAAPDTFPTMAKAGGNYLNSQLSKLEAKQNHYAEGIMLDSFGFVAEGSGENLFLVRDGVFYTAGISSGILNGITRDTVMTIARDLGYEVREQQIPREMLYIADELFFTGTAAELTPIRSVDQVEIGSGKPGEITRKIQSEFLGIAKGRLADRFDWLTPVPSAALSR; encoded by the coding sequence ATGGCGGACGCCTCGACTGGGCGCACCGACAAGATCTGGCGCGACGGCGAACTCGTGAAGTGGGAAGACGCCACGCTTCACGTCATGTCGCACGTCGTGCACTACGGATCGTCGGTCTTCGAGGGGATCCGCTGCTACGACACGCCGAACGGTGGCGCCGTCTTCCGCCTGCGGGAGCACATTCGCCGCCTCCTCGATTCGGCGCGCATCTACCGCATGCCGCTCCGCTACACGCTCGACGAACTCGTGCAGGCCACGCTCGACACGGTGGCGGCCAACGACTTGCGAGAGTGCTACCTGCGCCCGCTCGTCCTGCGCACGGGGCAGCAGATGGGGTTCTATCCCGTGGGCGTCCCGGTCGAGTGTTTCATCATCGCCTACAAGTGGCCGACCTACCTCGGCGCAGAGGCGCTGGAGAAGGGGGTCGACGTCTGCGTGTCGTCGTGGCGGCGCGCCGCTCCCGACACCTTCCCGACGATGGCCAAGGCCGGCGGGAACTACCTCAATTCGCAACTCTCCAAGCTCGAAGCCAAGCAGAACCACTACGCCGAAGGGATCATGCTCGACTCCTTCGGTTTCGTCGCCGAAGGGAGCGGGGAGAACCTCTTCCTGGTGCGCGACGGCGTCTTCTACACCGCGGGCATCAGCAGCGGGATCCTGAACGGAATCACCCGCGACACGGTCATGACGATCGCCCGCGACCTCGGCTACGAGGTACGCGAGCAGCAGATCCCGCGCGAGATGCTCTACATCGCGGACGAACTGTTCTTCACCGGCACCGCCGCCGAGCTGACCCCCATCCGGTCGGTCGACCAGGTGGAAATCGGTAGCGGCAAGCCGGGCGAGATCACCCGGAAGATCCAGTCCGAGTTCCTCGGCATCGCCAAGGGGCGCCTCGCCGATCGCTTCGACTGGCTGACGCCCGTCCCGTCCGCGGCGTTGAGTCGGTAA
- a CDS encoding amidohydrolase family protein: MRTYLARWIVPIAAPPIANGAVTVHEGRILYVGARDGAPAADVVDVGDAVLIPGLVNVHTHLELTAMRGFLEELPFRRWVLRLTKARAAVLSPELLLASAKAGIAEGLMAGVTTFADTCESGVVLQALVEMGVRGIMYQEVFGPDPAQCDGAMAGLREKLARLREQATQRVRLGISPHAPYSVSDALFSACARLAGDEGWPVAVHLAESEAESRLVRDGSGMFGDALRARGIAVAPRADSPVFLLDRLGLLAQRPLLIHCVRASTPDISRLARHDCAVAHCPASNAKLGHGIAPLLELRAAGVRTGLGTDSVAANNRLDLLDEARTAILMQRAAAQRFDALTAAEVLAMATIEGARALGIDAEVGTLEVGKRADLAAFSLGSPRATPAYSPEDALVWAVAGREASLVVVDGEERVRDGRLVAPPTAALDALHQAGEALARWQGTQAE; encoded by the coding sequence ATGCGCACCTACCTCGCGCGCTGGATCGTCCCGATCGCGGCCCCACCCATCGCCAACGGCGCGGTGACGGTCCACGAGGGACGCATACTCTACGTCGGCGCACGCGACGGTGCCCCGGCCGCTGACGTCGTCGATGTGGGTGATGCCGTCCTGATCCCGGGACTGGTGAACGTGCACACGCACCTCGAACTCACCGCGATGCGCGGCTTCCTCGAGGAGCTTCCCTTTCGCCGCTGGGTCCTGCGCCTGACCAAGGCGCGCGCAGCCGTCCTCTCGCCCGAGCTCCTGCTCGCGTCGGCCAAGGCGGGGATTGCCGAAGGGTTGATGGCCGGGGTCACCACCTTCGCCGACACCTGCGAGTCGGGGGTCGTCCTGCAGGCGCTGGTCGAGATGGGGGTGCGCGGGATCATGTACCAGGAGGTCTTCGGTCCCGATCCCGCCCAGTGCGACGGCGCGATGGCCGGGCTGCGCGAGAAGCTGGCACGCCTGCGTGAGCAGGCGACGCAGCGCGTGCGCCTGGGAATCTCGCCGCATGCGCCATACTCGGTCAGCGACGCGCTCTTCTCCGCCTGCGCCCGGTTGGCGGGCGACGAGGGATGGCCGGTCGCCGTGCACCTGGCGGAGAGCGAGGCCGAGTCGCGCCTCGTGCGCGACGGCAGCGGAATGTTCGGTGACGCGCTGCGCGCGCGCGGGATCGCCGTCGCGCCGCGCGCCGACTCGCCGGTCTTCCTCCTCGATCGACTTGGCCTCCTGGCCCAGCGCCCGCTCCTGATCCATTGCGTGCGCGCCAGCACCCCCGACATCTCGCGCCTGGCGCGCCACGACTGCGCCGTGGCCCACTGCCCGGCCTCCAACGCCAAGCTCGGACACGGCATCGCCCCGTTGCTCGAACTGCGTGCAGCCGGTGTGCGCACCGGGCTCGGGACCGACTCGGTGGCCGCGAACAACCGCCTCGACCTGCTCGACGAGGCGCGCACGGCAATCCTCATGCAGCGCGCCGCGGCGCAGCGATTCGATGCGCTCACCGCCGCCGAGGTCCTGGCGATGGCGACGATCGAGGGGGCGCGTGCGTTGGGGATCGACGCCGAAGTGGGGACGCTGGAGGTGGGGAAGCGCGCCGACCTCGCCGCCTTCTCGTTAGGATCGCCGCGCGCCACGCCGGCCTATTCGCCCGAGGATGCCCTCGTCTGGGCGGTCGCAGGGCGCGAAGCGTCGTTGGTGGTCGTCGACGGTGAGGAGCGCGTGCGCGACGGGCGACTGGTCGCGCCCCCGACGGCGGCGCTCGACGCGCTGCATCAGGCGGGGGAGGCTCTCGCCCGGTGGCAGGGGACGCAAGCCGAGTAG
- a CDS encoding PBP1A family penicillin-binding protein, with translation MRVLALGTTFGLAAGLGGAYGMWSLICRGNRCPSIAVLESYQPKQTSKLYAIDGRFVAELGLERRTLVRITEIPKVVRDAFIITEDKRFYSHSGIDWLRIPGSVLSNVRAGYFKEGFSTITMQLARNIFPEHLSREKSVIRKIKEARVARDIERAYSKDKILELYLNQINLGSGAYGVETASQRYFGKRVKDLNLAEAATLAAMPKAPGRYNPRRFPERAVQRRNTIIELMRRSDAVSDGDASLAKAYPLQLARRVESGDVAPYFVEWVRQQLEKKFGARLYDEGLKVYTSLDLDIQTAADRALENQLRAIESGKYGKWTHQTYEQYQAKGGTSGEGASGESPYIQGAALVIDPRTGSVRAMTGGRDFDDSKFNRITQALRQPGSTFKPIVYAAAVQSGRTPATRVEDVPISVPQVDGSLWTPQNYDMKFEGSMSMRRGLAQSRNLVAIRVGMEIGEQTVINEAKRFGISTPIPPYPSIFIGSADVYPLELIASYGTFANLGARTAPNAILRVENQQGDVIWQPKPARTQVLSPGEAWLMVSMMKDVVLRGTAAGSVWGAGFRVPSAGKTGTTNDGADVWYVGYTADLVAGVWMGFDTPKKIMANAQGGRLAAPAYTQLMMEVYRRKPAPPDWPRPESVVTKDACGPNGSYTEFFLAGTEGDDGCGGIEADPFQIPGDTAGRQANPAKKVTPGAAPITKAKADTANPFKIPDAP, from the coding sequence GTGCGCGTCCTCGCGCTCGGGACCACGTTCGGCCTGGCCGCCGGCCTCGGCGGCGCGTACGGGATGTGGTCGCTGATCTGCCGTGGGAACCGCTGTCCGTCCATCGCGGTCCTCGAGAGCTACCAGCCCAAGCAGACCTCCAAGCTCTACGCCATCGACGGACGCTTCGTCGCCGAGTTGGGGCTGGAACGCCGGACCCTGGTGCGGATCACCGAGATCCCCAAGGTGGTCCGCGATGCCTTCATCATCACCGAGGACAAGCGCTTCTACTCGCACTCCGGGATCGATTGGCTCCGCATTCCTGGGTCGGTGCTGAGCAACGTGCGCGCCGGCTACTTCAAGGAAGGCTTCTCCACGATCACGATGCAGCTCGCGCGGAACATCTTCCCCGAGCACCTGTCGCGCGAGAAGTCGGTCATCCGCAAGATCAAGGAAGCCCGCGTCGCCCGTGACATCGAGCGAGCATACTCGAAGGACAAGATCCTCGAGCTGTACCTGAACCAGATCAACCTGGGGAGCGGCGCGTACGGCGTGGAGACCGCGTCGCAGCGCTACTTCGGCAAGCGGGTCAAGGACCTCAACCTCGCCGAGGCGGCGACGCTGGCGGCGATGCCCAAGGCTCCGGGCCGCTACAACCCGCGCCGCTTTCCCGAGCGCGCCGTGCAGCGCCGCAACACGATCATCGAGCTGATGCGGCGCAGCGACGCGGTGAGCGACGGCGACGCCTCGCTCGCCAAGGCCTATCCGTTGCAGCTGGCGCGACGCGTGGAGTCGGGCGACGTCGCCCCGTACTTCGTGGAGTGGGTGCGCCAGCAGCTGGAGAAGAAGTTCGGCGCCCGCCTGTACGACGAGGGGCTCAAGGTCTACACCTCGCTCGACCTCGACATCCAGACGGCCGCCGATCGCGCCCTCGAGAACCAGCTGCGCGCCATCGAGAGCGGGAAGTACGGCAAGTGGACGCACCAGACGTACGAGCAGTACCAGGCCAAGGGCGGCACCAGCGGCGAGGGCGCCAGCGGCGAGTCGCCCTACATACAGGGTGCAGCGCTCGTCATCGACCCGCGCACCGGGTCGGTTCGCGCCATGACCGGGGGGCGCGATTTCGACGACTCCAAGTTCAACCGCATCACGCAGGCGCTGCGCCAGCCCGGCTCCACCTTCAAGCCGATCGTGTATGCCGCGGCGGTGCAGTCGGGGCGCACGCCGGCCACGCGCGTCGAGGACGTGCCGATCTCCGTGCCGCAGGTCGACGGGTCGTTGTGGACCCCGCAGAACTACGACATGAAGTTCGAGGGGTCGATGTCGATGCGCCGCGGGCTCGCCCAGTCGCGCAACCTCGTCGCCATCCGTGTGGGCATGGAGATCGGCGAGCAGACGGTGATCAACGAAGCCAAGCGCTTCGGGATCAGCACCCCGATCCCGCCGTATCCGTCGATCTTCATCGGGTCGGCCGACGTGTACCCGCTCGAGCTCATCGCCAGCTACGGGACCTTCGCCAACCTCGGCGCGCGCACCGCACCTAACGCGATCCTGCGCGTGGAGAACCAGCAGGGCGACGTCATCTGGCAGCCGAAGCCCGCCCGGACGCAGGTACTCTCGCCGGGCGAGGCGTGGTTGATGGTGAGCATGATGAAGGACGTGGTGCTCCGCGGGACTGCTGCCGGGAGTGTGTGGGGCGCGGGATTCCGCGTCCCGTCGGCCGGCAAGACGGGGACGACCAACGACGGCGCCGACGTCTGGTACGTGGGCTACACCGCCGACCTGGTGGCCGGCGTCTGGATGGGCTTCGATACGCCGAAGAAGATCATGGCCAATGCGCAGGGCGGGCGCCTGGCGGCCCCCGCCTACACGCAGCTCATGATGGAGGTCTATCGCCGCAAGCCTGCCCCCCCTGACTGGCCGCGACCGGAGTCGGTGGTCACGAAGGACGCGTGCGGACCCAACGGCAGCTACACCGAGTTCTTCCTGGCGGGGACCGAGGGCGACGACGGCTGCGGCGGGATCGAGGCCGACCCCTTCCAGATTCCCGGCGACACCGCAGGACGCCAGGCCAACCCCGCCAAGAAGGTCACCCCGGGGGCCGCCCCCATCACCAAGGCCAAGGCGGACACGGCGAATCCGTTCAAGATTCCCGACGCACCATGA
- a CDS encoding sigma-54-dependent Fis family transcriptional regulator, translated as MPTILIIDDEPNIRRMVGALLASEGYDVREAASGLEGVALATEGEPDVALVDLMMPGAMDGLGVLAALREKHPDLPVVMMSGKAGLADAVRATKLGAFNFLEKPLTPEGVLLSLSSALELRLAKREAQVLRAEMGLAGEMIGESAVMQGLRALLARIAPTDARVLISGESGTGKELAAAAIHTGSARRDRPFVRVNCAAIPRDLVESEMFGHERGAFTGATERRIGRFELAHRGTLFLDEVGDLGSEAQAKLLRAIEAREIERVGGGKPIPIDVRMVAATNKDLQRAVRDGAFREDLFFRLNVIPVSLPPLRERPDDIPQLVRHFASLTRLRTGHRPPAWSDEALQLLTRYRWPGNVRELGNIVERLIILHAGREVHADDVRRVIAVEDVPVASAHLESLPDPAGLEAPLSALLDDYERLLITRALAASGGNIAEAARRLQTDRPNLYRRMKRLEVGVEGNLTHPA; from the coding sequence ATGCCCACGATCCTCATCATCGACGACGAACCGAACATCCGCCGGATGGTCGGGGCGCTGCTCGCCTCGGAGGGGTACGACGTGCGCGAAGCCGCCAGCGGCCTGGAAGGCGTGGCGCTCGCGACGGAGGGGGAGCCCGACGTCGCCCTCGTCGACCTGATGATGCCGGGCGCGATGGACGGGCTGGGGGTGCTCGCCGCTCTGCGCGAAAAGCACCCCGACCTGCCGGTCGTCATGATGAGTGGCAAGGCCGGGCTCGCCGACGCGGTGCGTGCGACCAAGCTTGGCGCCTTCAACTTCCTCGAGAAGCCGCTGACCCCCGAAGGGGTGCTGCTCTCGCTCAGCTCCGCGCTCGAGTTGCGGCTGGCGAAGCGCGAAGCGCAGGTGCTGCGCGCCGAGATGGGGCTGGCGGGCGAGATGATCGGCGAGAGTGCCGTGATGCAGGGGCTGCGGGCGCTGCTGGCACGCATTGCCCCCACCGACGCCCGGGTCCTGATCTCGGGCGAGTCCGGAACGGGGAAGGAGCTGGCCGCCGCGGCGATTCACACCGGGAGCGCACGCCGTGACCGGCCGTTCGTGCGGGTCAATTGCGCCGCCATCCCGCGCGACCTGGTCGAGAGCGAGATGTTCGGCCATGAGCGCGGCGCCTTCACCGGCGCCACCGAACGTCGCATCGGGCGCTTCGAACTCGCGCATCGCGGCACGCTCTTTCTTGACGAGGTGGGGGATCTCGGCAGCGAAGCGCAGGCCAAGCTGCTGCGCGCCATCGAAGCCCGCGAGATCGAGCGCGTGGGCGGTGGCAAGCCGATCCCGATCGACGTGCGCATGGTGGCCGCGACCAACAAGGACTTGCAGCGGGCGGTGCGCGACGGGGCCTTCCGCGAGGATCTGTTCTTCCGGCTCAACGTCATCCCGGTCTCGCTCCCTCCGCTGCGCGAACGACCCGACGACATCCCGCAGTTGGTGCGGCACTTCGCGTCGCTCACGCGCCTGCGCACCGGGCACCGCCCGCCGGCATGGAGCGACGAGGCGTTGCAGCTCCTGACGCGTTATCGCTGGCCGGGGAACGTGCGCGAACTGGGGAATATCGTGGAGCGGCTGATCATCCTGCACGCCGGCCGCGAGGTGCACGCCGACGACGTGCGACGCGTCATCGCGGTGGAGGACGTCCCGGTCGCGTCGGCACACCTGGAGTCGCTCCCCGACCCGGCCGGGCTGGAGGCGCCGTTGAGCGCACTGCTCGACGACTACGAGCGCCTCCTGATCACGCGTGCGCTTGCCGCCTCGGGGGGGAACATCGCCGAAGCGGCCCGCCGGCTGCAGACGGATCGCCCGAACCTGTACCGCCGCATGAAGCGCCTGGAGGTGGGGGTGGAAGGCAATCTGACACACCCGGCCTGA
- a CDS encoding HNH endonuclease has protein sequence MIVGCLALNASFEPLTMVPLKRALRLVIDGKAEIVEADDGRLVRSERLSVPRPAVIRLTKFIHVPRKFRRQVTNTFLFARDQYKCQYCGRTGADLKPREALTRDHLIPLSRGGSNEWTNVVTACSSCNTRKSNRLPSEIGMYPLHAPVEPHFVHLSWAVRRLTPIQARYIRFFYGEATLHQLEELEARTAHRAHAAGHQPAHGHGPVHGTAHG, from the coding sequence GTGATTGTCGGTTGTCTCGCACTCAACGCCTCGTTCGAGCCGCTCACCATGGTACCGCTGAAGCGAGCGCTCCGTCTCGTGATCGACGGCAAGGCCGAGATCGTGGAGGCAGACGACGGGCGGCTCGTGCGGTCCGAGCGGCTGTCGGTCCCGCGTCCGGCGGTCATCCGCCTGACGAAGTTCATCCACGTCCCGCGCAAGTTCCGCCGGCAGGTGACCAACACCTTCCTGTTCGCCCGCGACCAGTACAAGTGCCAGTACTGCGGGCGCACCGGCGCGGACCTCAAGCCGCGCGAGGCGCTCACGCGCGACCACCTGATCCCGCTGTCGCGCGGGGGGTCCAACGAGTGGACGAACGTCGTGACGGCGTGCTCGTCGTGCAACACGCGCAAGTCCAACCGCCTTCCCAGCGAGATCGGGATGTATCCGCTGCATGCCCCGGTGGAGCCGCACTTCGTCCACCTCAGCTGGGCCGTGCGTCGCCTCACGCCCATCCAGGCGCGCTATATCCGCTTCTTCTACGGTGAGGCCACGCTGCACCAACTCGAGGAGTTGGAGGCGCGCACGGCGCACAGGGCGCACGCGGCGGGGCATCAGCCGGCACACGGGCACGGGCCGGTGCACGGAACGGCACACGGCTAG
- a CDS encoding BamA/TamA family outer membrane protein: MRNRWWLKGIALLAVTTWAATPTPAQQVLDERVLPREVAEEVLRVWNAPGTLRVDGPYTVEAAREVTSDLSVLGGELIVLGHVRGRIVAVNADVRLTSGARVDGEILVVGGRVTGSDVANVGGQIRVYRARLDYARDGDRLSRPPEDEDATSRWWRRRERWRNGGWGDLRLISARTYNRVEGLPVFLGPAFGRDYDWGRLAFDALGVWRSADNFEWKPENIGHAAKTEVQVGQTQGVRLGGRLFDLVEPVEPWHLSDEEVGLASFFLHRDFRDYYNRHGGSVYASLFRSNAFDATVSYSDQRWADRRTRDPWTLFRNGETWRENPYLDEGDMHLVNGRLRYDTRNDVGNPWSGWYILADYEYGTGRLSRYGIAYPGTRTETVDGLTSYDRLFVDVRRYNRISPDASLNMRLVAGGWLSGDDLPLQRRFSVGGPGTLPGYEFRTSTGRTDVFQCAGPALQDASLPLGSPALCERFAMAQVEFRGDMHLDPFGVLDEERDRRRAGWGRGTQWVLFADAGRGWLVGEPGDGLNYRRGEFPRLSTFKTDVGLGVVLDDVGIYVAKSLSDRGAPFNVFVRLTPRF; encoded by the coding sequence ATGCGAAATCGATGGTGGCTGAAGGGCATCGCCCTGCTGGCCGTGACGACGTGGGCCGCGACGCCAACGCCTGCGCAGCAGGTACTCGACGAGCGAGTGCTGCCGCGCGAGGTGGCCGAGGAGGTGCTGCGCGTCTGGAACGCGCCTGGGACGCTCCGGGTGGACGGCCCGTACACCGTCGAGGCGGCGCGTGAGGTCACGAGCGACCTCAGCGTGCTGGGGGGCGAGTTGATCGTCCTCGGGCACGTGCGCGGGCGCATCGTCGCCGTCAACGCCGACGTGCGCCTGACGAGCGGTGCGCGCGTCGACGGCGAGATTCTCGTTGTCGGGGGGCGCGTGACCGGGAGCGACGTGGCGAACGTCGGCGGGCAGATCCGCGTGTACCGCGCGAGGCTCGACTACGCGCGCGACGGCGATCGCCTGTCGCGCCCCCCTGAGGACGAGGACGCGACCTCACGCTGGTGGCGACGCCGCGAGCGGTGGCGCAACGGCGGATGGGGCGACCTGCGCCTCATCTCGGCGCGGACCTACAATCGGGTCGAGGGACTCCCCGTCTTCCTCGGTCCCGCCTTCGGGCGTGACTACGACTGGGGGCGGCTCGCCTTCGACGCGCTGGGCGTGTGGCGAAGCGCCGACAACTTCGAGTGGAAGCCGGAGAACATCGGGCATGCCGCCAAAACCGAGGTGCAGGTGGGGCAGACGCAAGGCGTACGGCTCGGCGGGCGACTGTTCGATCTCGTGGAGCCGGTGGAACCGTGGCACCTGTCGGACGAGGAAGTGGGACTCGCCTCGTTCTTCCTGCATCGCGATTTCCGCGACTACTACAACCGGCATGGCGGGAGCGTCTACGCCTCCCTGTTTCGGTCCAACGCCTTCGATGCCACGGTGAGCTATTCGGACCAGCGCTGGGCCGACCGCCGCACGCGCGATCCGTGGACGCTGTTCCGCAACGGCGAGACGTGGCGCGAGAATCCGTACCTCGACGAGGGGGACATGCACCTCGTGAACGGGCGCTTGCGTTACGACACCCGCAACGACGTGGGGAACCCGTGGTCGGGGTGGTACATCCTCGCCGACTACGAGTACGGAACCGGGCGCCTCTCGCGCTACGGCATCGCCTATCCAGGGACGCGCACCGAGACCGTCGACGGCCTCACGTCGTACGACCGGCTCTTCGTGGACGTGCGACGCTACAACCGCATCAGCCCCGACGCGTCGCTGAACATGCGCCTGGTGGCTGGCGGGTGGCTCTCGGGGGACGACCTCCCGCTGCAGCGCCGCTTCTCGGTGGGTGGGCCCGGGACACTGCCGGGCTACGAGTTCCGGACCTCGACGGGCCGTACCGACGTGTTCCAGTGCGCGGGACCGGCGCTGCAGGACGCATCGCTCCCGTTAGGCTCCCCCGCGCTCTGCGAGCGATTCGCCATGGCGCAGGTGGAGTTTCGTGGGGACATGCACCTGGACCCGTTCGGCGTGCTGGACGAGGAGCGGGACCGGCGCCGGGCCGGTTGGGGGCGCGGGACGCAGTGGGTGCTCTTTGCCGACGCAGGACGCGGCTGGCTGGTGGGAGAGCCCGGCGACGGGTTGAACTACCGCAGGGGCGAGTTCCCTCGGCTGTCGACCTTCAAGACCGACGTGGGGTTGGGGGTGGTGCTCGATGACGTGGGGATCTACGTGGCCAAGTCGCTCTCGGATCGCGGTGCTCCGTTCAACGTCTTCGTGCGGCTCACGCCGCGCTTCTAG